ACCTGGATCCCCCCCTTCATTCGAAGGTCGCGGGTGCCGGTGTCGAGCACCGCCTCGGGGGAGGCCGCGGTGGAGACCACCCGGCCCCCTTCCCAGAACCGGGCGCGGATCCCACGAAGGTTGGCGACCTGGTTTTCCGAGTCGTAGACCACCGCGTCCGCCTCGAGGTCCCAAAGCTTGGCGCCCTCCGAGAACTCGACGAGATCGACCCCGGAGAAGGTGAAGGCCGGGCCTGCGGGGGTGGCAGACGGGGCCGGCCGGGGCCGGGTCCAGGTGACGACGAGCGAGGAGCCCCACCAGACCCCGAGCGCGAGGACGATCGCACCCGAGAGGATCAGGAGCTTCTTCATTTCAAAGCCAGGCATGCCAATTGCGGATGGGCTCCCGAGAGGGGCGAGCGGAGTGATCTTCTGGAGAAGTATACCACGCGCCCCGCGCGCGTCTTGCCCCCATGACGGGGCGGCGCGCGGAAATGTTCCGCCAGGGGCCACGAAAAAGCCCTGCTGCTCGACCGGCGTCGCCGGGCGAGAATCGCCGGGCGAGGCGGGAGCAGCAGGGCCGGTCGCTGTCCGGCGTGAGAGGCCCTCACGATGGGGCGTCAGAGGCCGGTAAGGTCAGACCATCACGACCTGGAACCAGGGCGCTTTGCCTTGGTTCGTGTCCCCATCATCGCACGGCGGCGCCGGGGATTCCTCTGCGTCGGGGGAATGGCATCTTGTCGCTTGCGCCCTTGACGCTGTCCGGATCCAAGAGGCTGCCCCGAGGGCTCAGCCGACTCGCGCCTCCGGGTCGCCGTGCTCGACGAGCCACGCCACGAAGGCCTCGGTGAAGCGGAGCGACTTGCCGGTGTAGTGCGCGGCGTTCTGGCGCGCGAAGTGGAAGAAGGCGCCCACGTCCTTGCTTGCGATCCCCTCGAGGACCTGCGCGAGCGGCAGGCCATGGTAGCAGCCCTTGGGCGTGAGGTCGCCGACCGCGCACAGGCGATCGCGCACCTCTGCGAGGGCCGCGATGCAGCGCTCCACGATGGCCTGCTCGATCTGGGGGGAGAAGGCGCGCTCGTGGCTCGCCAGGACCTCGAAGAGGGGGCGCTGGGCGTTGTCGAGAAAGACGATCCCGCGCACGGCGAGCTCCGCGGCCGTCGCCCTGGGGATGGCGACCAGTGCGAGGGGATCGCTCGACAGGAAGGTCGTGTGCCGG
The Pantanalinema sp. genome window above contains:
- the lptC gene encoding LPS export ABC transporter periplasmic protein LptC, with translation MKKLLILSGAIVLALGVWWGSSLVVTWTRPRPAPSATPAGPAFTFSGVDLVEFSEGAKLWDLEADAVVYDSENQVANLRGIRARFWEGGRVVSTAASPEAVLDTGTRDLRMKGGIQVGAARSDTAVRADEIIWQAASQSLHAKGNVVFSRGVSRLSGPELWGDRSLEQVRMGAPVRATIQVETGWD